The DNA window AGAAACCTAAACGAATTGCCAAAGGAAGAAAGAAAAGACCACAACCAATTGATTTTATTTGTTTTAAGCTAACGCCCTGCTAAGGGGTGAGCAATGCACGGCAAAAGCTACCGCACAATGCTTTAATCACAAAACTCACCGCATGCTGAAAATGCCACGCATTGCGAATCCCGCTTAAGCAGTTTGTTAGCTTAAATTTCAGCACCTTAGATTTGCCAAACCTGAGATTAACCCGATTTGGGAAACCAACAAACCGCTTGAGTTTTAAAACCCTAATTGGTTTAAACTTTGTGGTCTTTCATGCGAATTCAAAACCCAAAAATTTTGACAAATCACTTTCGGAAAACTCAACGCGAAAGCAAAACTGCCAAAGCGAGTTTGCGCCAAACTTGCTAACTCGCACAGCCTCAAAACTCAATTGAGGCAACAGCTAAAATCTTGCATTGATAATGCAATGCTGATTTGCCGAAAAACCTGAACGAACTGCCGATGGAAGAAAGAACAAGCAGCAATCAATTGATTTTTATTGTTTTAAGCTAACGCCGCGTTAAGGGGTGAATGCCGCATAAACCAACCTTCCGCAGACCACTTTCACCACCAAAACCAACTGCATACCAAAAATGCCACGCGGCATGAATCCCGCTTTAACGCTTTGTTATGTTCGCGCTTTTTTCACTTCAGAGTAAAGCCAAAAGGTATGAGTAACGGTCAAAGCAATAAACAAAAGTGGAATAAACAACGAAAATACTGATATCAAAATATACATTTGTGACATCACTAACTTTTCTAAGACCCCTTCGCTGTGGGCCCACCCTGCAGCATGACCATCCGAAAATAAGCCAAACGAGCCATAATAGTAGAGTAAGTACATCAATACA is part of the Vibrio cidicii genome and encodes:
- a CDS encoding DUF3265 domain-containing protein, coding for MHAAWHFWYAVGFGGESGLRKVGLCGIHPLTRR